The following DNA comes from Novosphingobium sp. PP1Y.
GCCGAGCAGCAGCGCGTAAGGCAGGCCCGATGCGAAGCCGAACAGTGCCATGAAACCCGTCTTGCGGTTCCCGAGTGCTCGAAGGACGCGGCGCCAGCCCGGCTTCTTCGGCTGATCTGTCGCGGCTGCGGCCATTCATGAAACTCCATCGGCGTGCGGGGTTTCGGGATACGCAGCCCCCACCTGTATGGGAAGGCTGGATGAACCGGCGATCAACAGCTAAGGCGCTGCCATGGCCAGACCTCCCCAGAAACCCGGTGAACCGAGACGCCCGCGCGCGGCCACCGGCAGCAAGCGTCCCCTCAACAGCCGTCCCGGCAGCGACAAAAACCGTCCCGGCAGCGACGACGCGCGCGGCAATGCGCCGCGCAAGCCTCGTGTCCCGCGCCCGGCCGCACCGCCGACGCCCCGCGATCCCTCGCTGCCCGAGCGCGAGGGCGAACGGATCGCCAAGCTGCTCGCCCGCGCTGGCGTCGCCAGCCGCCGCGAAGCGGAACGCATGATCGCCGAGGGCCGCGTCAAGCTGGGCGACGAGCCGATTACCGCGCCCTCGACCGTCCTGAAGGATCTGCGCGGCGTAACCGTCGACGGCCAGCCGGTGAAGGCACCCGAGGCGACCCGCCTGTTCGTCTTCCACAAGCCTGCCGGACTGCTGACCGCCGAACGCGATCCCGCCGGCCGCCCGACGATCTACAATGCCCTGCGCAATGCCCTGCCTGCCGGCAGCGGCCGGGTCATGCCGATCGGCCGACTTGACCTCAACACCGAGGGCCTGCTGCTGCTGACCAACGACGGCGAGTTCAAGCGCCAGCTGGAACTGCCCGCCAACGGCGTCCCGCGCACCTACCGCGCCCGCGCTTTCGGCGATATCACGCAGGCCCAGCTCGAG
Coding sequences within:
- a CDS encoding pseudouridine synthase — its product is MARPPQKPGEPRRPRAATGSKRPLNSRPGSDKNRPGSDDARGNAPRKPRVPRPAAPPTPRDPSLPEREGERIAKLLARAGVASRREAERMIAEGRVKLGDEPITAPSTVLKDLRGVTVDGQPVKAPEATRLFVFHKPAGLLTAERDPAGRPTIYNALRNALPAGSGRVMPIGRLDLNTEGLLLLTNDGEFKRQLELPANGVPRTYRARAFGDITQAQLEDLIDGIEIDGIQYGKIDANMERRTGRNQWIEMTLTEGKNREVRRVLEHLGLKVSRLLRISYGPFVLGDLPKGTVGEVSQRDLETFRRSLGKGKGE